Genomic DNA from Dysidea avara chromosome 10, odDysAvar1.4, whole genome shotgun sequence:
aagCAGCTCTTAatggttgtgccaggtaaataataacttgaaaagctgccaatcgtATAACGGAAATGaaccgcccgcatgcaaatatgtctgagtccaggacaggaaaaagataatttatttggaatggccttatctgaacacttgcaGTTAGACAATGGAGGTAGATTTTAGGTTTGGCTTCATATAACTTTCTTGAAATTTCAGCCCAAAGCGCAGTGAGAATCTCATCTCAATACTTCAATGCAATCGATGCCACAATTTGTACCAGATTATTAAAGATGTTGAAGTGTTAGACAAGAAAGGCATTGGATTAGAGACGTTTCACTGTATTAACTGATACCCATCACTCACTTACCCCAACAGTGTCCGGATCAAATATACAACTAGTCAGGTAGCCTCCAACACCAGATATCATGTAGATCAGAAATATACGCAGCCAACTAGCAATGGGGTATATGACATTTGTAATGTCAACAACTATCAGTGAACATTACCCAATCCTTCGTTCTATCTTGTAACAGAAGTACAACTGTATTGCAAGTAGGATCACCAGCTGTATAACTCCTGTATAAATATGTACCATTTAACACACTACATGCAGACAGACAGCACtactatacacatgtacacagcagACACACACTAGTACccacatacacatatacattaTTACAGGAGAGCTTACCATTATACATGAATACAGCTATAATGAGGCGATACCATTGGTTAGGATTTGAGCCGCTGAATGTGGAGCTTGACCAAGTCAGCTCACACACTCCTCGTAAACAATCAAGGATTGTATGATGACAGAGTAGCTGATGAAATAGTCATCCATTATAGTAATTACTTCTAAGagacagaggaggttggtcacgagTCAAAATTTATCCTGTGatctcaaaaaaaaaaaaacattgacaATATGCTGCCTTTTCTTGAAACAAGCCTTAACACTTGGAGCCATGCTTGATTGCATAATCACAAGGCTAGGACATGTGACCAACCTCATATGCCTAACAGACGATACCTTGTCACCATGCCACACACCATCATAGAAGGAACAGTTCTGACGCGTAGTCAACACACACTGTCCAGTTGAGCCCAGACAACATGGACGAATTGAAATTCCATTCTGACAACGACCACTGGGTGGATTCTCACATGCTGTCAACCCTCCAACTATTGAGTCATTGCTACACCTAAGCACACATGATACAATATGTATTAACAGGTTCCTAACATTTTAGAAACTTTATGTCAAAGGTGAGAAATAAACACTTTAATAAAACGAAGTGATCCAAGCAACACAAGAGGTAGAACATAACTGTATGGGAAAATTCATACTGAAATGTTTCACTTGGATCCCTGTTTTATTTTAATACGCTAGTTTTTAGCTCACTTATTACCTATCAGAGGGCATCATACCACAGTAGTCATTGGTTGACTGACAACACTTGTACAAAATTTCCTCATTTTTACATTGCTGAATTGCCAAATCCAAACGAGAGTCACTTCTCATACACTATAACAGCACAAtggtaaatagctagctagctagcactaccacacacacaacaatTATTCTTACAGGAGAGAACTTTGCTCCATGATGGATAAGGTCAGATCCAGATGGTCCGATAAAGAAGTTAGCAGTGTCCTCTCGTGTTACTGGCACTTGCTGTCCATTAAAGTCCTCTACCAGACCATAATGTTGTTTAGGTGTGAAGCTGATAGGGGCTATCCCATCAGTAATGCACACTGCTATAAACAGGCCAATAGTAACTACTGATATGAGCACTGTGAACCATGGTCTGAAGGTTGGCAGTGTACTCATGGCTTCTTCTCTTTGTTGCTGTCTACTCAGTTTTCCTCTGACATAGCGAAGTGTCCTCCGAGCCCTTGACTGCCTCTCAGTCACTTCACCTTCAGAATCACTGGGATTACCCGTCAACTCATAATAACCACTTCGTGATGATCGTGGCATTGTTCCCACCTGGTCCCATCCACCTAAATCACAAAATTATAACACCAAAGTCTATGTGAGGAATTTCTAAGCTTTGTAGTACACATATCCAAATACAGCAACATCTCATTTATAGTGACCAGTTCTAGAGATGTATTTCATTCACCTTTTAAAAATAAGGCCAGGGCTATATACAATGAAACCAATAAAAAATAATGAAACATTTCCTCGATAAAGCAACTAGTGGCCGAGCAGCCAGTGTAATATATGTGTGACATTTTAACATTCGTCTGCTTATgacaataatattacagtatgtCAATCTTTTCACGCAGAATCtgcagattgagatactctaatagagcagtcagtcaaatattctaatagaacagtcaccacacattACACTACTGAGAATCCTCCATAGAGTATCCCCATGCTGCATGGACacaatgaaatgcacatggttTTGTGCATGCCATTCTTTAGTTGTATTAGTGTAGAGGCTaataaaaatgaaatgaaatagATTATGACTTTCACTTATCTTtgtacaactcttgatcaaagTAGTGCAGATATTTGTGTATAAAACCACCCTACATATCAAAactttcagtcctgaaacatatgaaatagctttagcttctgggggggcACGGCCCCTCAGACCCCCTGCTCCACATACCTACTACCCTGgttctccccccccccccccccctatccttgccaaaccctggatctgcccctctACTAGTATATCACAGGACAGTCAAATCCTGATCTACATATGATCACATTTTAAGTAGCTAAATTAAtcattgatggttttctctcactGTAAACATTTAGCcataatatttatgcattcaCGGCTTAAAACATTCTACTTAAAATGTGATCATAATGATGACAATTTTGTACAACGTAAATTAAAGCCCTCTGACACATGCAACCATGGTTACAGTCCTAAAAGGAACCTGCGTGGGCATGTGAATAGAATAATTACGGTAGACAATTGCATAAAAGTTAGTCAGATCCATCCACTCTTACAgttcctagccaaaaatatccaGAAGCTAAGATACTTCGGTGAGCATCGTCATCTAACTATGGTAGAGTGTTCAACCTATCAAATAATTGGCAATATTCAACTTTCAATTGCTTCCTATTCACAGTACTGTAAGTCCTCAATATATTTAATAACATGGCTACCTCATACACCTACTTATTTTGGGGTTCCATGGTGACCCTCCCAGTGTACTAAAGAGTAGTTGTGGTACACTCTTAACATCTGTAAACGCAATTCGCACAAGGCCTATAACCAGAAATTCACAAGCCCCACTATTAGAGTGCTATTAGAGTGCAAGTGTTGCTATTCCGATAAAAGATGCTCTACATATAAATAAATGGGTTTGGTTTATCTGAAATATTTTGTGATTGCAGGTGGTTGAATAATGGAGGTCCTTGCTTCCTACCCGTACTCATTTCCCTTTCAATGACTCTATCATGATCAGTGGGTGGGATTTTAAAATGTACTTTACAGGCTGTCAAAAGTTTCAAGACCAGGGATAAATCCATTGGATATAATCCTTCCTTCTTATTTCATACTAGCTAGGGTTACAAATGGTAGGTGTACAACTGCAAATACGAGGTACCTTCATTTCTATCCACCACTCCCAGCCATTGTCCTACACTAGAAGTGAAGCGTTCCGTTCTACTACCACCACCCCAACGCGGATTGTAGTCTGGGGGCGGATCATTGAGTTCTCTTGCTCCTTCCCTCGCCATTTCAGCAATCACGTGACACACAAATGGCTACCCACAGCCAGCTACAGTTGCAAGTGTTGAGATTGTACCGGGAATGTCTTAAGGCTAGTAGAGGGAGAAAAGGTGCGGAAGAGTTGGTGAAGTCAACTTTCAGAGCTAATGCACAAATCGACAGGACGAATATTATATTAAGAGAACATTTGCTGAGGAGAGGCCACAGACAATTGAAAGTGTTGCAGTCTTCAGAGAATGTAACTGTtttataattacaaaatcatgAAAACGtaaaatcaagagttcatagtatgaactcttggtaaaatTAAAAATGTTgtttataaaaaataaaaatgttatatacagtattactatTCAGTCAAAAGTATTTTCTCATCATCAGAAGTTGTTTGTGGTCGTTGACGTTTACTCCACACATCTAATGCAAGCACCGTGCTAATATACAAAGACAACATAAAGCATGACCCTTAACCTCAACTACTCACCCCAATGGTAACAGGATGACAAATGATAGCAGTGCCATGATGAAGTACGCACTTTGATGTAGTGCTGTATACAAGTTAACAAACACTGCTGATCCCATGATTGTGCCCAGTGACTCAACCGAGGACACGAATGCAAACAGTGCACCTGTGAGAATAATACGATATGGGATTATTGGCCTGGTGGTGCTGGTCAACACAATTTAACAGGCTCCCTTGGGGACTATATTGCTACAACCAATCCCCCCCAAATCAGTTCTGCTGGgatttgtacagttgctgcATTGCAGGTGgctatcagtgttgggagtaacgcgttacgtaatattattacttttgtggtaactaagtaatataacgaaatacgctataaaaacaagtaatataactcaagttactttacttacaagtgtaacgcattacctaagtaatatagttactgtaacgaattattacgtaatattattactacaagtaacgaagttactaatctcgttagtaatctactgagtaacgcctagccacaatgaagtaataaatgaagcttattcaccagcttcttacttataaccaagatttgcacatttccaacaacgcaatcatgtcacatgataagatggtagtttcacacgtgacagcttaacgctgtggacacaaagtaatataatatgtaatattattatagttactttattttatgagtaatatgtaactgtaactaaatagttcagctgcaagtaatatgtacttttaataaaaagtaacttgcccaacactggtggcTATACAGGCCGGTACCAGGGGCAGacccaggagctggcaagggcaggggcacaaacaagttcagatCCACACCATTAACACTCTGATTAgctagtatatagctagctacaatctgTTATAGTTGATGTATACacaaagcagcaaataatctacCATTTAGGCCATTGCAGAAGGTTGCATAGTCTTAAAAGCAGTTACAAAAGCTATTATTCTTTAAAAGCTGccaaacgataattattttagaggcacttactACTCATGATGGTGCTGAGTGGCAGTTTTAGTTTCATTTTGCAGTAAAGGGAGGAGATATGTCTACCTTTCAAACTAAAAAGTATTTAATATCTTGAACAATAAACTAATTTTAGCTTTACTGGCATATCAAAGTGATATAAGCTCTTCTAAAGGGGTTAATGGGAGAGGGCacttgccccaaatgccccatgctaGATCCGCCATTGGGTACCCACTGCCATGGCTGGTACTCCTAATAATATATCAATAATTTGTCTGCTCTAAAATTTTAGTTACGTAGCAGCAGCTAGTTTCAGTTAAAAGCATGTCCTCAAAACCTTTTCTACTATTTACCACAACATAGCTCAATTCTTCTTTGCTTACACTACTGTTTCTGTTAATTTTACGTATGTTCTGTAAAGAGCATTTAATCTTGGATCAAATAAACAAACTATCCCATTTAGAGTagtcgactgttctattagagtattttaatcttACAACAGTGATGtgatgtgatttttttttgatttttttttattaattactaggcaggcagcacagctggtttgcctaggatgtaaatcaCAGAACACGTTACATGTTGGTTTCAGTTGTTTGAACCGTTCAGCAAAAGGTTGAAACAAAGCACTACTTATGGCAAATGCAGTTGGTCTGGCTGGACCAGTAGAGGGACAATCTACAACATGATGGACCCATTTAGTGCTTGGATAACTCATAAAATCTAAGTTGTGCCTTTATGGAAATGATACAGAAAACCATAACATCAATTTCAAGTACTACTACCTCTGAAGTGgtcaactattctaatagaacaattttgTTTTTTGTAATTAATCAGATATCTGGCTTCAACAATATATAATATGATACCTTGTTCTGTTTTCCCCACACACTTTGACATGAGAGAATGGACAGAAGGTGATATCACTGACTCCATGCCTTGAAATGATGAAACTGAAATCAGAAGTGTATAAAACAGTGTCTAAATTATCTCTATACTTTTACTTGCATACATCTGCCATGTTTCCTTGACCCCAGCAATGAACAGATAtcctacactactacacacaacacCAAATATGGCTAATATAACATCTGGGATACCTAAAGCAAGAGCTATCGGCATCAGTAACAACAGTGCCAGTCCATGAGTGACTGAATTATATCCTCCATAGTAACCAATCTGTTCTGGACCCCACTCCAATGGTCGACGAATGAAGAAGTAAGTCTCAATTAATGCTGTACCTCTATTAATGGTTAtatacaacaataaaactaCAAGACAGATCCATAGCTTGAGTGTTACCAGTTTAGGTTTCAAGTATAAACTAAATCCAATCCAAAGAGCTTTAAGTCCCCTAGCATTAGAAGATATTCTTCGCTGACCCTTAGGCAACGACTCAGGGACTAAGAACACTGACATGAGAATGCCAACCAGAGAACACACAAATGGTCCCCATGCTATTGGTCTAAAGTCACAATTAACCTCCTCAATCCAGATACCACCAGTAATGATGATTACTGCAATACCGACAAAATTTATAAGACTGATCATGCCGATTCTTAGCAGCCTTGTTGTGTGAGTGGAGATGTCAGCAACATAAGCTGTTACGGCCATCACAAATACACCAAAGTCACCAAATGCTGAAGAGATCACCGCAGAAACGATGAACATATTGAGGTCAAGTTCGTAATATACTATGATCAAGACGAACAGTTCACTGATCATTCTACCAACATAAACTGAAATTAAAGCAAACTTTCGCCCATACTGGTCAGTCAATGGTCCAATTATTATAGTTGATGCAATTATTACCACTACACTACTCACTATCACAATAAATGTTAAATTAGCAGCTTTTCTGTCAACCGAGTCACTTGTTCCATCACCGTACATATCATCAAGATAACTGGAATTGATGCAAAAATGCTCGGTCATTGTTTCGTTCAGTTTGTCACGTGCATATCTCTGGTAAAAATACAAGCTTGAGAGCAGAAATGCTAAATACCTCTCAACGATGTACAAAAACACGATTGGTTCGATGGTGATAATTTCATTCCTCC
This window encodes:
- the LOC136268495 gene encoding inactive rhomboid protein 1-like yields the protein MAREGARELNDPPPDYNPRWGGGSRTERFTSSVGQWLGVVDRNEGGWDQVGTMPRSSRSGYYELTGNPSDSEGEVTERQSRARRTLRYVRGKLSRQQQREEAMSTLPTFRPWFTVLISVVTIGLFIAVCITDGIAPISFTPKQHYGLVEDFNGQQVPVTREDTANFFIGPSGSDLIHHGAKFSPCMRSDSRLDLAIQQCKNEEILYKCCQSTNDYCGMMPSDRCSNDSIVGGLTACENPPSGRCQNGISIRPCCLGSTGQCVLTTRQNCSFYDGVWHGDKLLCHHTILDCLRGVCELTWSSSTFSGSNPNQWYRLIIAVFMYNGVIQLVILLAIQLYFCYKIERRIGWLRIFLIYMISGVGGYLTSCIFDPDTVGTGPCGALYGLLGVQLVELVQSWKYINHPFLELIKLLINVIVLLVIGLLPYIDNFANIGGFVFGVLSSFIFVPYISIGKWDRITKLCLISIALPTIVILYLFGFIVFFNIQDGDFCSWCHYLNCIPITDNFCDGFDLSSFYQQSPS
- the LOC136268496 gene encoding proton-coupled folate transporter-like — translated: MSANDGPEEEDETVLQLTEQESHDSPAQKVSNSREAEEMKLSECVSLCWRNEIITIEPIVFLYIVERYLAFLLSSLYFYQRYARDKLNETMTEHFCINSSYLDDMYGDGTSDSVDRKAANLTFIVIVSSVVVIIASTIIIGPLTDQYGRKFALISVYVGRMISELFVLIIVYYELDLNMFIVSAVISSAFGDFGVFVMAVTAYVADISTHTTRLLRIGMISLINFVGIAVIIITGGIWIEEVNCDFRPIAWGPFVCSLVGILMSVFLVPESLPKGQRRISSNARGLKALWIGFSLYLKPKLVTLKLWICLVVLLLYITINRGTALIETYFFIRRPLEWGPEQIGYYGGYNSVTHGLALLLLMPIALALGIPDVILAIFGVVCSSVGYLFIAGVKETWQMYAISSFQGMESVISPSVHSLMSKCVGKTEQGALFAFVSSVESLGTIMGSAVFVNLYTALHQSAYFIMALLSFVILLPLGTVLALDVWSKRQRPQTTSDDEKILLTE